CAGGCCGGGCGGGCCGGGTCAGGTGATGCTGCCCTGGGCGTCGAACATCGCCTTCACCGGGTCGTCGAAGTACGGGCTCTGGTTCCAGCCCCCGGAGCTGATGGTGCTCATGACCCCGTTCTGGGAGCCGAGTCCATTGGCGTCGTTGAGCTCGCGCAGCCAGGGACCGCCGCTCGATCCGCCGCCGAAGTCGCAGTGCATCGCGATCTTCGGACCGGCCCCGTCCTGCTGGGTGGTCCCCTGGCAGGCCCACTGGAGCTCTCCGTTGTCCTTGTTCCCGGGGTAGCCGAGGACGGTCATGTGCTGGGTGCGGCTGAAATTCCAGCTGAGGCCGTGGCCTCCGGTGGCGTCGACGACTCTGGCCCCGTTGAGCGGCCAGGTGGTGACCATGGCGACGTCGCGGGTCAGATCGCCGCTGTTGATCCAGCCGTTGAACGAGCGGTACTCCTTGGCCGCGTAGGTGCCGAAGGGCCGGGCGCCGGAGCGGTACCGGGGGATGTACACCCAGTTCTGCATCCAGTGCCCGGCGACGCCGTTCACGCCGCCCGTGTTCACGCAGTGGCCCGCCGTGGTGACCATCTGCTTCGACGGGCTGTTGATCGCGGCGGCGGAGCACATGTAGTCACCCCCGTTGACCGGGTTCCGGAAATACACCTTCCCGACGGCGGACGATTCGTTGACCCGGGGCGCGGCCCGTTCACCCGCCTTCAGGGGCGGGGCGGCGGGGGTGGTGCCGGGCCTGCCCGTGGGGCCCGCCCCCCGGGGCGGGGCGGCGGGGAGCGCGGCCCGGGGGCCCGGGACATCGGCGGGGACGGCCTTCGCCATCCGCTCGGGGGTCCAGTACTTCTCCAGTCGGTCGATCTCGCTCCGGGAGTCGACCCGCGCACCGTCGGCCAGGGTGGCCCGCGCGGAGAGGGTGGCGGCCCCGTCGGCGGGCCGGCCCGCGTCGGCGGGGATCGCGGAGGCGAGTCCGCTCGATGTGGCGAGCAGCGCGGCGACGGCCATGGAGGAGACGAGTATTCGCCTTGAAGGACGCACAGAGAACACCTTTCCGGCAGTGGGCCGGGGGAATTCCGGCAGGTGCCGAGGACGTTTGAGACAGGACCGCGCCGTTCCTGGCAGGGAAGCCGCTTCGGATGCCTGATCGTCCATGGGATACGTACGGCCGTAAACAGCACCGGTGTTCTTTGGGCGCCCTCTGCGCCAACTTTCAACGGAGTTGAAAAATGCGCAGGTGAATACGGGGTGGCCTGGAGGGAGGCACCATCAGTTCCACCGGGCTGATGCATCGCTATACGAACATGTCCATGCCATGGTCAATATCGAATGGCCGATACACAGCGGATGAGCAGAGGGAAATTTCAGCCAACTTCGATTGATCAGGCCGGTGTTATCGGACCACCACGACCGGCGCT
The nucleotide sequence above comes from Streptomyces clavuligerus. Encoded proteins:
- a CDS encoding trypsin-like serine peptidase — encoded protein: MRPSRRILVSSMAVAALLATSSGLASAIPADAGRPADGAATLSARATLADGARVDSRSEIDRLEKYWTPERMAKAVPADVPGPRAALPAAPPRGAGPTGRPGTTPAAPPLKAGERAAPRVNESSAVGKVYFRNPVNGGDYMCSAAAINSPSKQMVTTAGHCVNTGGVNGVAGHWMQNWVYIPRYRSGARPFGTYAAKEYRSFNGWINSGDLTRDVAMVTTWPLNGARVVDATGGHGLSWNFSRTQHMTVLGYPGNKDNGELQWACQGTTQQDGAGPKIAMHCDFGGGSSGGPWLRELNDANGLGSQNGVMSTISSGGWNQSPYFDDPVKAMFDAQGSIT